The following proteins are co-located in the Triticum aestivum cultivar Chinese Spring chromosome 1A, IWGSC CS RefSeq v2.1, whole genome shotgun sequence genome:
- the LOC123182572 gene encoding cysteine-rich receptor-like protein kinase 6 isoform X2, with the protein MAAHHVALSVLILVVPLLAPSGLVATEPWPLCGDSREYNDKSQYQANLNLVAAALPTNASASPNLFATAEAGAVPEKVTALALCRGDASSRACSSCLVNAFANLPNVCPGSKEAVIYYDACMLRYSDVQFLSADDSEPLGVELTYTVRNDANATSEPGRYQRAVATLMNATADYAAYNSTRRYATGQADLDREFPKVYSWAQCTPDLTPGRCRDCLAQLIAQLPVQFTDSIGGRLLGPRCSFEYETKPFINGPVMVQLPATSASSGAPGPAVAPTSATAEGRKYSVPGMVLIILLPTIAAINLIVWLFSWRRRRQALAKAKQPDPNYSTDEAEDMESVESMLIDISTLRAATEDFAESNKLGKGGFGPVYKGTLLNGDEIAVKRMSKSSTQGVEELKNELALVAKLKHKNLVRLVGVCLEQQERLLIYEFVPNRSLDLILFDEAKRQKLDWETRFKIINGVARGLQYLHEDSQLKVIHRDLKASNVLLDMNMNPKISDFGLAKIFGRDQTQGVTNRVIGTYGYMAPEYVMRGNYSVKSDAFSFGVLVLEIMTGKKNSDCYNSQQSQDLLTTVWEHWVAETVLEVVDPCMNKSFSESDALRCIHVGLLCIQGNPADRPMMSTVAMMLGSNTFSLPTPSKPAFYTTNDGANSSTGSSVSIPSVQARS; encoded by the exons ATGGCGGCCCACCATGTCGCCTTGTCTGTTCTCATCCTTGTCGTCCCCCTGCTCGCGCCCAGCGGCCTCGTCGCAACAGAGCCGTGGCCACTGTGCGGCGACAGCCGCGAATACAACGACAAGAGCCAGTACCAGGCCAACCTCAACCTCGTCGCCGCCGCGCTCCCCACGAACGCCTCGGCGTCGCCCAACCTCTTCGCCACCGCCGAGGCCGGGGCCGTCCCGGAGAAGGTCACGGCTCTCGCGCTCTGCCGCGGCGACGCCAGCTCCAGGGCCTGCTCCAGCTGCCTCGTCAACGCCTTCGCCAACCTCCCGAACGTGTGCCCCGGCTCCAAGGAAGCTGTCATCTACTACGACGCCTGCATGCTCCGCTACTCCGACGTGCAGTTCCTCTCCGCCGACGACTCTGAGCCCCTGGGCGTGGAGCTCACCTACACGGTCCGCAACGACGCCAACGCCACGTCGGAGCCGGGCCGGTACCAGCGCGCCGTGGCCACGCTCATGAACGCCACCGCGGACTACGCCGCGTACAACTCCACGCGCCGGTACGCCACCGGCCAAGCCGACCTCGACCGGGAGTTCCCCAAGGTGTACAGCTGGGCGCAGTGCACCCCCGACCTGACGCCCGGCCGGTGCCGGGACTGCCTCGCTCAGTTGATCGCGCAGTTGCCGGTGCAGTTCACGGATAGTATCGGGGGCAGGCTTCTTGGTCCCCGATGCAGCTTCGAGTACGAGACCAAGCCCTTCATCAATGGCCCGGTGATGGTGCAGCTGCCAGCAACGTCCGCGAGCTCTGGAGCGCCGGGGCCGGCCGTGGCTCCTACATCGGCGACAGCAGAGG GGAGAAAGTACAGTGTTCCTGGCATGGTTCTTATCATTCTCTTGCCTACAATAGCAGCCATAAACCTCATTGTTTGGCTCTtttcatggaggaggaggaggcaggcactTGCAAAGGCAAAGCAACCAG ATCCAAATTATTCCACTGATGAAGCAGAGGACATGGAAAGTGTGGAGTCAATGTTAATTGACATTTCAACTTTGCGGGCTGCAACCGAGGATTTTGCAGAAAGCAACAAACTCGGCAAGGGTGGATTTGGCCCGGTGTACAAG GGTACTCTCCTAAACGGCGATGAGATCGCAGTCAAGAGAATGTCCAAGAGCTCAACACAAGGAGTGGAGGAGCTCAAGAATGAGCTCGCCTTAGTTGCAAAGCTGAAGCACAAGAATCTTGTTAGACTTGTCGGTGTCTGCTTGGAGCAACAAGAGAGGCTACTCATCTATGAGTTTGTTCCTAACCGAAGCCTCGACCTGATCCTTTTCG ACGAAGCGAAACGTCAAAAACTAGATTGGGAAACGAGGTTCAAGATCATAAATGGAGTGGCTCGAGGCCTGCAATACCTCCATGAAGACTCTCAGCTCAAAGTAATCCATCGTGACCTCAAAGCGAGCAACGTCTTGCTGGACATGAACATGAACCCGAAAATCTCGGATTTTGGCCTTGCCAAGATTTTCGGGAGAGACCAGACCCAGGGTGTGACGAACCGCGTCATCGGCACATA TGGATACATGGCGCCAGAGTACGTGATGCGTGGGAACTACTCGGTGAAATCAGACGCTTTCAGCTTTGGCGTTTTGGTCCTGGAGATCATGACAGGAAAGAAGAACAGTGACTGCTACAACTCCCAGCAATCTCAGGATCTCTTGACCACA GTATGGGAGCATTGGGTGGCCGAAACAGTGTTGGAAGTGGTAGACCCATGCATGAACAAGAGCTTCTCGGAGAGTGATGCGCTGAGGTGCATCCATGTCGGGCTTTTGTGCATCCAGGGCAACCCGGCAGACCGGCCGATGATGTCGACGGTGGCCATGATGCTTGGCAGCAACACATTCTCTCTCCCTACTCCGTCGAAGCCGGCATTCTACACTACAAACGATGGTGCCAATTCGAGCACCGGGTCAAGCGTGTCGATCCCATCAGTGCAAGCCCGGTCATAG
- the LOC123182572 gene encoding cysteine-rich receptor-like protein kinase 6 isoform X1: MAAHHVALSVLILVVPLLAPSGLVATEPWPLCGDSREYNDKSQYQANLNLVAAALPTNASASPNLFATAEAGAVPEKVTALALCRGDASSRACSSCLVNAFANLPNVCPGSKEAVIYYDACMLRYSDVQFLSADDSEPLGVELTYTVRNDANATSEPGRYQRAVATLMNATADYAAYNSTRRYATGQADLDREFPKVYSWAQCTPDLTPGRCRDCLAQLIAQLPVQFTDSIGGRLLGPRCSFEYETKPFINGPVMVQLPATSASSGAPGPAVAPTSATAEGRKYSVPGMVLIILLPTIAAINLIVWLFSWRRRRQALAKAKQPDPNYSTDEAEDMESVESMLIDISTLRAATEDFAESNKLGKGGFGPVYKGTLLNGDEIAVKRMSKSSTQGVEELKNELALVAKLKHKNLVRLVGVCLEQQERLLIYEFVPNRSLDLILFADEAKRQKLDWETRFKIINGVARGLQYLHEDSQLKVIHRDLKASNVLLDMNMNPKISDFGLAKIFGRDQTQGVTNRVIGTYGYMAPEYVMRGNYSVKSDAFSFGVLVLEIMTGKKNSDCYNSQQSQDLLTTVWEHWVAETVLEVVDPCMNKSFSESDALRCIHVGLLCIQGNPADRPMMSTVAMMLGSNTFSLPTPSKPAFYTTNDGANSSTGSSVSIPSVQARS, translated from the exons ATGGCGGCCCACCATGTCGCCTTGTCTGTTCTCATCCTTGTCGTCCCCCTGCTCGCGCCCAGCGGCCTCGTCGCAACAGAGCCGTGGCCACTGTGCGGCGACAGCCGCGAATACAACGACAAGAGCCAGTACCAGGCCAACCTCAACCTCGTCGCCGCCGCGCTCCCCACGAACGCCTCGGCGTCGCCCAACCTCTTCGCCACCGCCGAGGCCGGGGCCGTCCCGGAGAAGGTCACGGCTCTCGCGCTCTGCCGCGGCGACGCCAGCTCCAGGGCCTGCTCCAGCTGCCTCGTCAACGCCTTCGCCAACCTCCCGAACGTGTGCCCCGGCTCCAAGGAAGCTGTCATCTACTACGACGCCTGCATGCTCCGCTACTCCGACGTGCAGTTCCTCTCCGCCGACGACTCTGAGCCCCTGGGCGTGGAGCTCACCTACACGGTCCGCAACGACGCCAACGCCACGTCGGAGCCGGGCCGGTACCAGCGCGCCGTGGCCACGCTCATGAACGCCACCGCGGACTACGCCGCGTACAACTCCACGCGCCGGTACGCCACCGGCCAAGCCGACCTCGACCGGGAGTTCCCCAAGGTGTACAGCTGGGCGCAGTGCACCCCCGACCTGACGCCCGGCCGGTGCCGGGACTGCCTCGCTCAGTTGATCGCGCAGTTGCCGGTGCAGTTCACGGATAGTATCGGGGGCAGGCTTCTTGGTCCCCGATGCAGCTTCGAGTACGAGACCAAGCCCTTCATCAATGGCCCGGTGATGGTGCAGCTGCCAGCAACGTCCGCGAGCTCTGGAGCGCCGGGGCCGGCCGTGGCTCCTACATCGGCGACAGCAGAGG GGAGAAAGTACAGTGTTCCTGGCATGGTTCTTATCATTCTCTTGCCTACAATAGCAGCCATAAACCTCATTGTTTGGCTCTtttcatggaggaggaggaggcaggcactTGCAAAGGCAAAGCAACCAG ATCCAAATTATTCCACTGATGAAGCAGAGGACATGGAAAGTGTGGAGTCAATGTTAATTGACATTTCAACTTTGCGGGCTGCAACCGAGGATTTTGCAGAAAGCAACAAACTCGGCAAGGGTGGATTTGGCCCGGTGTACAAG GGTACTCTCCTAAACGGCGATGAGATCGCAGTCAAGAGAATGTCCAAGAGCTCAACACAAGGAGTGGAGGAGCTCAAGAATGAGCTCGCCTTAGTTGCAAAGCTGAAGCACAAGAATCTTGTTAGACTTGTCGGTGTCTGCTTGGAGCAACAAGAGAGGCTACTCATCTATGAGTTTGTTCCTAACCGAAGCCTCGACCTGATCCTTTTCG CAGACGAAGCGAAACGTCAAAAACTAGATTGGGAAACGAGGTTCAAGATCATAAATGGAGTGGCTCGAGGCCTGCAATACCTCCATGAAGACTCTCAGCTCAAAGTAATCCATCGTGACCTCAAAGCGAGCAACGTCTTGCTGGACATGAACATGAACCCGAAAATCTCGGATTTTGGCCTTGCCAAGATTTTCGGGAGAGACCAGACCCAGGGTGTGACGAACCGCGTCATCGGCACATA TGGATACATGGCGCCAGAGTACGTGATGCGTGGGAACTACTCGGTGAAATCAGACGCTTTCAGCTTTGGCGTTTTGGTCCTGGAGATCATGACAGGAAAGAAGAACAGTGACTGCTACAACTCCCAGCAATCTCAGGATCTCTTGACCACA GTATGGGAGCATTGGGTGGCCGAAACAGTGTTGGAAGTGGTAGACCCATGCATGAACAAGAGCTTCTCGGAGAGTGATGCGCTGAGGTGCATCCATGTCGGGCTTTTGTGCATCCAGGGCAACCCGGCAGACCGGCCGATGATGTCGACGGTGGCCATGATGCTTGGCAGCAACACATTCTCTCTCCCTACTCCGTCGAAGCCGGCATTCTACACTACAAACGATGGTGCCAATTCGAGCACCGGGTCAAGCGTGTCGATCCCATCAGTGCAAGCCCGGTCATAG
- the LOC123069776 gene encoding glucan endo-1,3-beta-glucosidase 13: MALTSHLLVVLLGIAVPLLFFSRAEGGQVGVCYGRMATNLPDPTSVVKLLKKNSITMVRIYDTDPTVLRSLANTGINVTVELTNEELPSAAADQNFADQWVQNNVKAYYPATQINGVTIGNEVFKEASQLNSQLVPAMKKVQAALARLGLADAVKVTTPIAFDALKMSFPPSEGAFRDDIALSVMSPMVDFLQETGSYLMMNIYPYLAYLSTPGMSIDYLLFRPNAGILDKNSKQTYFSLLDAQLDAVYYAMEKLPSSSLRAGGMRKLTAGGGILEVKLGESHHPTRGHHGVGTTANAQAFTDGLMSKVRGGNSGTTSNRYNRLATSAVGTPHRPNADLDVYIFELFNEDNKPEDEQDFGLFYPNQQPVYQVDFVHGAGPVQPSYCAAKATAGDAALQAALDYACGHGADCSAIQPGKPCYEPNTKLAHASYAFNDYYQKNGQASSACDFSGAATIVNQAPSGRCDPSPSWCVANAAVGAARLQNALDYACGHGADCTDIQPGARCFDPDTKVAHASFAFNDYYQRHGRGAGTCDFAGAATIVRQAPKIGNCVLPSRA; this comes from the exons ATGGCGCTGACGAGTCACCTCCTGGTCGTCCTCCTCGGCATCGCAGTGCCGCTGCTCTTCTTCTCCCGTGCAG AGGGGGGCCAGGTAGGCGTGTGCTATGGGAGGATGGCCACTAACCTGCCTGACCCGACGTCCGTGGTGAAACTGCTCAAGAAGAACAGCATCACCATGGTGAGGATCTACGACACTGACCCGACGGTGCTGCGCTCGCTGGCCAACACCGGCATCAATGTCACGGTGGAGCTAACCAACGAGGAGCTGCCCTCCGCTGCCGCGGACCAAAATTTCGCTGATCAATGGGTGCAGAACAATGTGAAGGCCTACTACCCGGCCACGCAGATCAACGGCGTGACGATCGGGAACGAGGTCTTCAAAGAGGCTAGTCAGCTCAACTCTCAGCTCGTCCCGGCCATGAAGAAGGTGCAAGCGGCGCTGGCTCGCCTGGGCCTGGCGGACGCCGTGAAGGTGACCACGCCCATCGCGTTCGACGCTCTCAAGATGTCGTTCCCGCCGTCCGAGGGCGCGTTCCGTGACGACATCGCGTTGTCGGTCATGAGCCCCATGGTCGACTTCTTGCAGGAAACCGGGTCGTACCTCATGATGAATATCTACCCGTACCTTGCGTACCTGAGCACTCCCGGCATGTCCATCGACTATCTCTTGTTCCGCCCCAACGCTGGCATTCTTGACAAGAATAGCAAGCAAACGTACTTCAGCCTCCTCGACGCGCAGCTTGACGCTGTGTACTATGCGATGGAGAAGCTGCCGTCCTCCAGCCTGCGTGCTGGAGGGATGAGGAAGCTCACAGCAGGGGGCGGAATACTGGAGGTGAAGCTTGGTGAGAGTCACCACCCAACCAGAGGCCACCATGGCGTGGGAACAACAGCCAACGCCCAAGCATTCACCGATGGTCTCATGAGCAAAGTGCGTGGCGGTAACTCCGGCACCACCTCAAACAGATATAACCGGCTCGCCACCAGTGCTGTCGGCACCCCGCACCGTCCCAACGCCGATCTTGACGTGTACATCTTCGAACTCTTCAACGAGGACAACAAGCCCGAAGACGAGCAGGACTTTGGGTTGTTCTACCCGAACCAGCAGCCCGTGTATCAAGTCGACTTTGTCCATGGTGCCGGCCCCGTGCAACCGAGCTACTGTGCCGCGAAGGCCACGGCCGGGGACGCGGCCTTGCAGGCTGCGCTGGACTACGCGTGCGGCCACGGGGCGGACTGCAGCGCCATCCAGCCAGGCAAGCCCTGCTACGAGCCCAACACCAAGCTCGCGCACGCGTCCTACGCCTTCAACGACTACTACCAGAAGAACGGCCAGGCCAGCAGCGCGTGCGACTTCAGTGGTGCTGCCACCATTGTCAACCAGGCACCATCAG GCCGGTGCGACCCGAGCCCGAGCTGGTGTGTGGCGAACGCGGCGGTGGGCGCCGCGCGGCTGCAGAATGCACTGGACTACGCCTGCGGCCACGGCGCGGACTGCACGGACATCCAACCCGGAGCACGGTGCTTCGATCCCGACACCAAGGTCGCGCATGCGTCTTTCGCGTTCAATGACTATTACCAGCGCCATGGCCGGGGCGCCGGAACGTGCGACTTCGCCGGTGCCGCTACCATTGTCCGGCAGGCACCAA AGATAGGCAACTGCGTGCTGCCGTCAAGGGCCTGA